A genomic region of Streptomyces sp. NBC_00247 contains the following coding sequences:
- a CDS encoding DUF397 domain-containing protein: MTTTDESIYNGMPARNLGEQGWERPWSGPNGGQCVETKQLTDGRVAVRQSTDPAGPALIYTPQEIAAFVRGVKEGLADHLAAG, encoded by the coding sequence ATGACGACCACCGACGAAAGCATCTACAACGGCATGCCGGCCCGCAACCTCGGGGAACAGGGCTGGGAACGCCCGTGGAGCGGGCCCAACGGCGGCCAGTGCGTCGAGACGAAGCAGCTCACCGACGGCCGCGTGGCCGTCCGGCAGTCGACCGACCCGGCCGGGCCCGCGCTGATCTACACACCGCAGGAGATCGCCGCGTTCGTCCGCGGGGTCAAGGAGGGTCTGGCCGATCACCTGGCCGCCGGGTGA
- a CDS encoding SAM-dependent methyltransferase, with product MTTSQARRDLDTSRPHSARMYDYFLGGKDHFEIDKEAALRAAEAHPGLYLTARENRAFMQRATRVLAEEHGIRQWLDIGTGIPTEPNLHQIAQSVVPEARVVYADNDPLVLKYAERLMRSTTQGRTAYIEADATDADALMSAVQDSGVLDFSRPIALSLNALMHFITEPHDPYSIVRRLLEPLPVGSALAMNHCTPDFDPDTWNQVADAYTNSGTPVKFRSHSDVSRFFDGLDLIEPGIVCCHRWRAAERATNAPEIADAEISLLAGVGIKR from the coding sequence ATGACCACCAGTCAGGCCCGCCGGGATCTCGACACGAGCAGGCCGCACTCGGCCCGGATGTACGACTACTTCCTCGGTGGCAAGGACCACTTCGAAATCGACAAGGAAGCGGCCCTGCGCGCGGCCGAGGCCCACCCCGGTCTCTACCTGACCGCCCGAGAGAACCGGGCTTTCATGCAACGGGCCACCCGAGTGTTGGCGGAGGAGCACGGCATCCGCCAGTGGCTCGACATCGGCACGGGCATCCCGACCGAGCCCAACCTGCACCAGATCGCCCAGTCGGTGGTGCCCGAGGCCCGCGTCGTGTACGCCGACAACGACCCCCTCGTCCTCAAGTACGCCGAACGCCTCATGCGCAGCACGACTCAAGGGCGTACGGCCTACATCGAGGCCGACGCCACCGATGCCGATGCGCTGATGAGCGCCGTGCAGGACTCGGGAGTCCTTGACTTCAGCCGGCCCATCGCCCTCTCCCTCAACGCGCTCATGCACTTCATCACCGAGCCGCACGACCCTTACAGCATCGTCCGTCGGCTGCTCGAACCGCTCCCGGTGGGCAGCGCCCTCGCCATGAACCACTGCACGCCCGACTTCGACCCCGACACCTGGAACCAGGTCGCGGATGCCTACACCAACTCCGGGACCCCGGTGAAGTTCCGTTCGCACAGCGACGTCAGCCGCTTCTTCGACGGGCTCGACCTGATCGAGCCCGGCATCGTCTGCTGTCATCGCTGGCGTGCCGCCGAACGCGCCACGAACGCGCCGGAGATCGCGGACGCCGAGATCAGCCTGCTGGCAGGTGTGGGCATCAAACGCTAA
- a CDS encoding S8 family serine peptidase, translated as MHRRTTLVLLCAALTVLPVRLALAEDGDGRVVLPGVPERLSPQQACTTAEGRATSDAPWTRQALGLDHVWTLSQGRGVTVAIVGTGVSDVPAVPAGRVDAVGDADEDCVGRGTFQAGLVAGAATPGQGFAGVAPRARILAVRGTGVRGESDPARLAAGVRTAAERGAGVIVVSAPLNGADKAVREALAVAAAEDSLVVAPAAADSVPLSTSADAPAEPAPAPPESVLAVLDTGPQGTRPDGAPPYTRADLTAPGDALVGPGPVGGGMWTGSGASLAAAVTAGAAALVRSYHPELDAAQVRERLLRTAYPADLPALDPYGAVAGAEAPASRAVAARPDPVRPVPPPDAAGARNTALLVTAGAAGVALLVAFLALVLPRGRARGWRPGRLGTGDTRGSGGTA; from the coding sequence ATGCACCGCCGTACGACCCTTGTGCTGCTCTGCGCCGCTCTCACCGTCCTGCCGGTCCGGCTCGCTCTCGCGGAGGACGGCGACGGACGAGTGGTGCTGCCCGGGGTCCCTGAGCGACTGTCCCCGCAGCAGGCGTGCACGACCGCCGAGGGCCGTGCCACCTCCGACGCCCCCTGGACGCGCCAGGCGCTCGGCCTGGACCATGTGTGGACCCTGTCGCAGGGGCGGGGTGTGACGGTCGCGATCGTCGGCACCGGGGTGAGCGACGTGCCCGCCGTGCCGGCCGGCCGGGTCGACGCGGTGGGTGACGCGGACGAGGACTGCGTGGGACGAGGGACCTTCCAGGCGGGCCTCGTCGCGGGGGCGGCCACTCCCGGCCAGGGCTTCGCCGGGGTCGCGCCGCGGGCGAGGATTCTGGCCGTACGGGGCACGGGCGTCCGCGGCGAATCCGACCCGGCGCGGCTGGCGGCCGGGGTGCGGACGGCGGCCGAGCGCGGGGCCGGTGTGATCGTCGTGTCCGCGCCGCTGAACGGCGCGGACAAGGCGGTACGGGAGGCTCTGGCGGTGGCCGCGGCCGAGGACTCGCTGGTCGTGGCCCCGGCGGCGGCGGACAGTGTGCCGCTGTCCACCAGTGCCGATGCCCCCGCCGAACCCGCTCCCGCGCCTCCGGAGAGCGTCCTCGCCGTACTGGACACCGGCCCGCAGGGCACTCGTCCGGACGGTGCCCCGCCCTACACGCGTGCCGACCTCACCGCGCCCGGTGACGCGCTCGTCGGCCCGGGCCCGGTGGGCGGCGGCATGTGGACGGGCTCCGGCGCGTCGCTGGCGGCGGCGGTGACGGCGGGCGCGGCGGCGCTGGTGCGCTCCTACCACCCCGAGCTGGACGCGGCCCAGGTGCGGGAGAGGCTGCTGCGTACGGCGTACCCGGCGGACCTGCCCGCGCTGGACCCCTACGGCGCGGTGGCGGGCGCCGAGGCCCCGGCCTCGCGGGCGGTGGCGGCGCGCCCGGACCCGGTACGGCCGGTGCCGCCGCCGGACGCCGCGGGCGCCAGGAACACCGCGCTGCTGGTCACGGCGGGCGCCGCGGGGGTGGCCCTGCTCGTGGCGTTCCTCGCCTTGGTGCTGCCGCGGGGGCGGGCCAGGGGCTGGCGGCCGGGACGGCTGGGTACGGGGGACACCCGCGGGAGCGGCGGCACCGCCTGA
- the eccCa gene encoding type VII secretion protein EccCa: MSTVLFRRPARRRGPDMPDGEISLQEPPALPEAEPNTSAMWMYLPMGLTSIAMMMMFIRPGQATTFSYLAIGLMLLSSVAMIVGQLMRSAGERKRKLKGERRDYLRYLAQTRRKIRRAVADQQKALAWRHPDPAGLWALTGTSRQWERRPADEDFAEVRVAVGEQKLGTRLAPLATRPVEDLEPLTAHALRSFIRAYGTVPGQPIALYLRAWSRILVHGDDERARSLARALIAQLAAFHAPEELTVALCVSDARRADWEWVKWLPHTQHAYQRDGAGPARTVAAGLAELDELLGADFTERPPFDPETAPGRDEPFTVVVVDGGTVPGGHRLEGAGYRNAVVVDLSQSLAWKPARGTLRLRIDEDGLHLVRTDRERKEQSTLLGEPDTLGPVAARTLAARLAPYRLGGGAVSAEPFVSDTELTSLLGIADLRRHDPAKLWDSRPLESRGRLRVPIAVGEDGLPVELDIKESAQGGMGPHGMLIGATGSGKSELLRTLVLGLALTHSSETLNFVLVDFKGGATFLGMDELPHTSAVITNLAEELPLVGRMQDALHGELMRRQELLRRAGNYSSVLEYEKARASGTPLAPLPSLFIVVDEFSELLSAHRDFMELFVMIGRLGRSLGVHLLLASQRLEEGRMHQLESHLSYRIGLRTFSAIESRGVLGVPDAYHLPPTPGSGYLKSGVEALTRFRAAYVSGAYTSRRGAAQQAQIARQVVPWGTDWVVPRTLPAAPEPVTAEPDSGESLLALALGRLRDSGPPARQVWLPPLDAPPALDALLPPLVPDPEFGLTTTGSADRGKLRVPVGIVDKPFDQVRDLLTVDFSGAGGHLAVAGGPQSGKSTVLRTLIAALALTHTPREVQFYCLDFGGGALLGLSGLPHVGGVAGRLDRERISRTLAEVTSLLNRRELFFQEQGIDSMATYRRRRAEGQYPDEPLGDVFLVVDGWSTVRSDMFDDIAVFNGIATRGLNYGVHLMVSTSRWVELSAALRDQVGTRLELRMGDPMDSAVDIRKAGTVPAVPGRGLSNEKLHFLAALPRIDGGEDAEDLTDALADLVEAVAENWDAPPAPPVRMLPAQLTAADLPPADPERPLRVPFGLDEAELAPIWHDFAQSPHLMLVGDTESGKTSALRLLVQQIIANHTPEQARILVVDYRRELVEAVPEEYRLGHAVAADPLRELVDGVTRAMVVRSPGEDISPARMRRADWWTGPRVFVLVDDYEMVGTGFSVPFEPLLPHIPLGYEVGLHLVVARASTGASRMDPLMRKLQEVNSPALQLSCPTSEGYVFDSVKPRILPPGRALRIARRKAALVQIALPREVAPPKGEREEQGVSGGS; encoded by the coding sequence GTGAGCACCGTTCTGTTCCGTCGCCCTGCCCGCAGGCGGGGACCCGACATGCCGGACGGCGAGATAAGCCTCCAGGAACCGCCCGCCCTCCCGGAGGCGGAGCCGAACACCTCGGCCATGTGGATGTACCTCCCCATGGGCCTGACGTCGATCGCCATGATGATGATGTTCATCAGACCCGGCCAGGCAACCACCTTCAGCTACCTGGCCATCGGGCTGATGCTGCTCTCGTCCGTCGCGATGATCGTCGGACAGCTGATGCGCAGCGCGGGCGAACGCAAGCGCAAGCTCAAGGGCGAACGCCGGGACTACCTGAGGTACTTGGCCCAGACCCGGCGCAAGATCCGCCGCGCGGTGGCCGATCAGCAAAAAGCCCTGGCCTGGCGGCACCCGGACCCGGCCGGGCTGTGGGCGCTGACCGGTACCAGCCGTCAGTGGGAACGCCGCCCCGCCGACGAGGACTTCGCGGAGGTACGTGTGGCCGTCGGCGAGCAGAAGCTGGGCACCCGGCTCGCCCCGCTGGCCACCAGACCCGTCGAAGACCTGGAACCGCTCACCGCACACGCCCTGCGCAGCTTCATCCGGGCGTACGGAACCGTGCCGGGCCAGCCCATCGCCCTATACCTGCGCGCCTGGTCGCGGATTCTCGTACACGGCGACGACGAGCGGGCCCGTTCCCTCGCCCGCGCCCTGATCGCCCAGCTCGCGGCCTTCCACGCCCCCGAGGAACTCACCGTCGCGCTCTGCGTCTCCGACGCGCGGCGCGCCGACTGGGAGTGGGTGAAGTGGCTGCCGCACACCCAGCACGCCTACCAACGCGACGGTGCGGGGCCGGCCCGTACCGTCGCTGCCGGACTCGCGGAGCTGGACGAGCTGCTCGGCGCGGACTTCACCGAACGCCCGCCCTTCGACCCGGAGACCGCGCCAGGCCGCGACGAGCCCTTCACCGTCGTCGTCGTGGACGGCGGCACCGTGCCGGGCGGTCACCGCCTCGAAGGAGCCGGGTACCGCAACGCAGTCGTCGTCGACCTGTCGCAGTCGCTGGCCTGGAAGCCCGCCCGCGGCACACTGCGGCTGCGCATCGACGAGGACGGGCTCCATCTGGTGCGCACCGACCGCGAACGCAAGGAACAGTCCACCCTGCTGGGTGAACCCGACACGCTCGGGCCGGTCGCCGCCCGTACGCTGGCCGCCCGGCTCGCCCCGTACCGCCTCGGCGGCGGTGCGGTCTCGGCCGAACCGTTCGTCTCCGACACCGAACTCACCTCCCTGCTCGGCATCGCGGACCTGCGCCGCCACGACCCCGCCAAGCTGTGGGACAGCCGCCCGCTGGAGAGCCGCGGCCGGCTGCGGGTACCGATAGCCGTCGGCGAGGACGGGCTGCCCGTCGAACTCGACATCAAGGAGTCCGCCCAGGGCGGCATGGGCCCCCACGGCATGCTCATCGGCGCCACCGGCTCCGGCAAGAGCGAACTGCTGCGCACCCTGGTGCTGGGCCTGGCGCTCACCCACTCCTCCGAGACCCTCAACTTCGTGCTCGTCGACTTCAAGGGCGGCGCCACCTTCCTCGGAATGGACGAGCTGCCGCACACCTCGGCCGTCATCACGAACCTGGCGGAGGAACTCCCCCTCGTCGGACGCATGCAGGACGCCCTGCACGGCGAACTGATGAGGCGCCAGGAACTGCTGCGCCGGGCCGGGAACTACTCCTCCGTGCTGGAGTACGAGAAGGCCCGCGCCTCCGGCACTCCGCTGGCACCGCTGCCCTCCCTCTTCATCGTCGTCGACGAGTTCTCCGAGCTCCTGTCCGCGCACCGTGACTTCATGGAACTCTTCGTGATGATCGGCCGTCTCGGGCGCTCGCTCGGCGTCCACCTCCTGCTCGCCTCGCAACGGCTGGAGGAGGGCCGCATGCACCAGCTGGAGTCCCACCTCTCCTACCGCATCGGCCTGCGCACCTTCTCCGCGATCGAGAGCCGCGGCGTGCTCGGTGTCCCCGACGCCTACCACCTGCCGCCCACTCCCGGCAGCGGCTACCTGAAGAGCGGCGTCGAGGCGCTGACCCGGTTCCGCGCCGCGTACGTCTCCGGGGCGTACACGAGCAGGCGCGGAGCCGCCCAACAGGCTCAGATCGCCCGCCAGGTCGTGCCGTGGGGCACCGACTGGGTGGTGCCGCGCACCCTGCCCGCCGCGCCCGAACCGGTGACCGCGGAGCCCGACTCGGGCGAGTCCCTCCTCGCGCTCGCCCTCGGCCGGCTGCGCGACAGCGGGCCGCCCGCCCGCCAGGTGTGGCTGCCTCCGCTGGACGCCCCGCCCGCCCTCGACGCACTGCTGCCACCCCTGGTCCCGGACCCTGAATTCGGCCTGACCACGACGGGGTCCGCCGACCGGGGAAAGCTGCGCGTCCCCGTCGGCATCGTCGACAAGCCCTTCGACCAGGTGCGCGACCTGCTCACCGTCGACTTCTCGGGCGCGGGCGGACACCTCGCCGTCGCAGGAGGCCCGCAGAGCGGCAAGTCCACCGTGTTGCGGACCCTCATCGCCGCGCTCGCCCTCACCCACACCCCGCGCGAAGTGCAGTTCTACTGCCTGGACTTCGGGGGAGGCGCGCTGCTCGGCCTGTCCGGACTGCCGCACGTCGGCGGGGTCGCCGGCCGTCTCGACCGGGAGCGGATCTCCCGCACCCTCGCCGAGGTCACCTCGCTGCTCAACCGGCGGGAACTGTTCTTCCAGGAGCAGGGCATCGACTCCATGGCCACCTACCGCAGGCGGCGGGCCGAGGGGCAGTACCCGGACGAACCGCTGGGTGACGTCTTCCTCGTCGTGGACGGCTGGTCCACTGTACGCAGCGACATGTTCGACGACATCGCGGTCTTCAACGGCATCGCCACCCGGGGCCTCAACTACGGCGTCCACCTCATGGTCAGCACCTCCCGCTGGGTGGAGCTGTCCGCCGCCCTCCGCGACCAGGTCGGCACCCGCCTGGAGCTGCGGATGGGCGACCCGATGGACTCCGCCGTCGACATCCGCAAGGCCGGCACCGTGCCCGCCGTGCCCGGACGCGGTCTGAGCAACGAGAAGCTCCACTTCCTCGCCGCACTCCCGCGCATCGACGGCGGCGAGGACGCGGAGGACCTCACGGACGCGCTCGCGGACCTCGTCGAGGCCGTCGCGGAGAACTGGGACGCCCCGCCGGCCCCGCCCGTCCGCATGCTGCCGGCCCAGCTCACCGCCGCCGACCTGCCGCCGGCCGACCCGGAGCGGCCGCTGCGCGTCCCGTTCGGCTTGGACGAAGCCGAACTGGCGCCCATCTGGCACGACTTCGCTCAGAGCCCGCACCTGATGCTGGTCGGGGACACGGAGAGCGGCAAGACCAGTGCGCTGCGGCTGCTCGTCCAGCAGATCATCGCGAACCACACCCCCGAACAGGCGCGCATCCTGGTGGTCGACTACCGCCGCGAGCTCGTCGAGGCGGTCCCCGAGGAGTACCGGCTCGGCCACGCGGTGGCGGCGGACCCGCTGCGCGAACTCGTCGACGGGGTCACCCGGGCGATGGTCGTCCGCTCCCCGGGCGAGGACATTTCCCCGGCCCGGATGCGGCGGGCCGACTGGTGGACCGGGCCGCGCGTGTTCGTGCTCGTCGATGACTACGAGATGGTCGGCACCGGCTTCAGCGTCCCCTTCGAACCGCTGCTGCCGCATATTCCGCTCGGCTACGAGGTCGGCCTCCACCTCGTCGTGGCCCGCGCGTCGACCGGCGCGTCACGCATGGACCCCCTGATGCGCAAGCTCCAAGAGGTCAACTCCCCGGCCCTCCAGCTGTCCTGCCCGACCTCGGAGGGATACGTCTTCGACAGCGTCAAGCCGAGGATCCTGCCGCCGGGGCGTGCGCTGCGGATAGCCCGCCGCAAGGCGGCGCTGGTCCAGATCGCGCTTCCCCGTGAGGTGGCGCCGCCGAAGGGGGAGCGGGAGGAACAGGGTGTGTCCGGCGGATCCTGA
- a CDS encoding GNAT family N-acetyltransferase, which produces MLIRRETPDDILAVTTVTALAFAKPETPVPVEVTLLAQLRVCDGWLPELSLVAVSDRDEVVGHVVCTRGRVGTAPALGLGPLSVHPDHQRRGVGLALVHAVLGAADALGEPLVALLGSPAYYGRFGFRAGSDHGITAPDPSWGEYFQVRALTADSPALRGVFTYAEPFDRV; this is translated from the coding sequence GTGCTGATCCGACGTGAAACACCTGACGACATCCTCGCCGTGACCACGGTCACCGCGTTGGCATTCGCCAAGCCGGAGACTCCGGTTCCGGTGGAGGTAACCCTCCTCGCCCAGCTGCGCGTCTGCGACGGCTGGCTACCGGAACTGTCGCTCGTGGCCGTCAGCGACAGGGACGAGGTCGTCGGCCACGTGGTCTGCACTCGTGGCCGTGTGGGCACCGCGCCTGCCCTGGGCCTCGGCCCGCTCAGCGTGCACCCCGACCACCAGCGCCGCGGTGTCGGCCTCGCCCTTGTCCACGCCGTGCTCGGCGCGGCGGACGCGCTGGGCGAGCCCCTCGTCGCTCTCCTCGGCAGCCCGGCGTACTACGGCCGCTTCGGTTTCCGCGCCGGTTCGGACCACGGCATCACCGCACCGGACCCCTCGTGGGGCGAGTACTTCCAGGTCCGCGCCCTGACCGCCGACAGCCCCGCGCTGCGGGGCGTGTTCACGTACGCGGAGCCGTTCGATCGGGTCTGA
- a CDS encoding right-handed parallel beta-helix repeat-containing protein — protein MLTVAVDGSGDFRTVAEAVARARNGAVVSIGPGRYQESLTVSAAITLTASEGAGTVELAPRRGTALTFTGDAVLVSDLVLRGHDDELPVVDSPRGQIAMDRCEVHGSAWAALFARGSGSLVLRECRVSNPAGAGVVSTSGNESFVEDCVVEHLGTSAVVAGERGRITVRGGRLRDTRGNGVLTNGQAHLRLEDCEISATDKPGVAVEEDSTVRMVRGSVRQAVVGVYVSSTGHTVLEEVTVTDTTGHGFVLGAGSSPALTACRTERTAGHGLFVTERSRGTFENCVFTSARDAGIRVNGFSSPVLTGTVVADAEAVGVLLDEDSAGEFDRLEVRDAGGSGIVVRTGANPLLRRATVTRSGSHGVEVAKDGRGRLEECVVEASAGSAVHVSGHGSLYVGGGTLRTAAESGVRVGALGTVTLRDTAVEGASGAGVRIDPEGELSAARVRVTGSGEHGVLVAAGARAALKSCEVSGSGADGVRVEGTDPASLTGCTVRDNRGSGLRQAVPGDRLAVEGLNSADNGAPDAWGSAAGAEAAGDGRLPGGAVPTAAEPDADTGPVAELESLIGLADVKQQVLTLINLNRLAQRRASLGMPAPPMSRHLVFAGPPGTGKTTVARLYGSILASLGVLRSGHLVEVSRADLVAQIVGGTAIKTTETFNKALGGVLFVDEAYTLVSDGGGSGADFGREAIDTLVKLMEDHREDVVVVAAGYPQEMTGFLSSNPGLASRFTRTVEFTDYTSDELVTIVERMCAGHRYELEPAARTALHGHFDAIPRDASFGNGRTARKVFEEMVDRQASRLAVMAEVNERDLAVLTAKDVGVNAAVDPKADDDPLLRLDALVGLAAVKREVGDLVNLLATARRRAEAGLPAPRISNHLVFAGPPGTGKTTVARLYGELLASLGVLPRGQLVEVSRADLVGRWVGHTAQLTKEVFTRALGGVLFIDEAYTLTPAGSGGSSDFGQEAVDTLLKLMEDHRDEVVVIAAGYTEEMARFLGSNPGLASRFPRHVEFPDYSSDELVTIVRQHAVDNGYECAPGAATALRAHFDGLPRGRAFGNARLARQTLEEMMTRQAGRLSVVAAPSLEDLRLLLPEDLTALPQPS, from the coding sequence ATGCTCACCGTCGCAGTGGACGGTTCGGGCGATTTCCGCACCGTGGCGGAGGCCGTCGCACGGGCCCGTAACGGGGCCGTGGTCAGTATCGGTCCCGGCCGCTACCAGGAGTCCCTCACCGTTTCCGCCGCGATCACACTGACCGCGTCCGAGGGTGCCGGGACGGTGGAGCTGGCGCCCCGGCGCGGCACCGCGCTGACCTTCACCGGCGACGCCGTGCTGGTGAGCGATCTGGTGCTGCGCGGCCACGACGACGAGCTGCCGGTCGTCGACTCACCGCGCGGGCAGATCGCGATGGACCGGTGCGAAGTGCACGGCTCGGCGTGGGCGGCGCTGTTCGCGCGGGGCAGCGGGTCCCTCGTCCTGCGCGAGTGCCGGGTCAGCAATCCGGCGGGCGCCGGTGTGGTCTCGACGTCCGGGAACGAGAGTTTCGTCGAGGACTGTGTCGTCGAGCATCTTGGCACCTCCGCGGTGGTCGCCGGCGAGCGCGGGCGGATCACCGTACGCGGCGGCAGGCTGCGCGACACCCGCGGCAACGGGGTGCTGACGAACGGCCAGGCGCACCTGCGCCTGGAGGACTGCGAGATATCCGCGACGGACAAGCCCGGGGTCGCCGTCGAGGAGGACAGCACGGTGCGCATGGTGCGCGGTTCGGTCCGGCAGGCGGTGGTCGGGGTGTACGTCAGCTCGACCGGGCACACCGTGCTGGAGGAGGTGACGGTCACCGACACGACCGGGCACGGCTTCGTGCTGGGCGCCGGCAGTTCCCCCGCCCTGACCGCCTGCCGGACGGAACGGACGGCGGGCCACGGGCTGTTCGTGACCGAACGCAGCCGGGGCACGTTCGAGAACTGCGTGTTCACCTCCGCGCGGGACGCGGGGATCCGGGTCAACGGGTTCTCCTCGCCGGTACTGACCGGGACCGTCGTGGCGGATGCGGAGGCCGTCGGAGTACTGCTCGACGAGGACTCGGCGGGTGAGTTCGACCGCCTGGAGGTACGGGACGCGGGCGGGTCCGGCATCGTCGTACGTACCGGTGCCAACCCGCTGCTGCGCCGCGCGACCGTCACCCGGTCGGGGTCGCACGGGGTGGAGGTCGCCAAGGACGGGCGAGGCCGGCTCGAGGAGTGCGTCGTCGAGGCGTCGGCCGGCTCGGCCGTGCACGTCTCGGGGCACGGCAGCCTGTACGTCGGCGGCGGCACGCTGCGGACGGCGGCCGAGTCGGGCGTGCGGGTCGGGGCGCTCGGCACGGTCACCCTGCGCGACACCGCCGTCGAGGGAGCGTCCGGTGCGGGCGTCCGGATCGATCCGGAGGGCGAGCTGTCCGCCGCGCGGGTGCGGGTCACCGGCTCGGGTGAGCACGGAGTCCTGGTCGCGGCGGGCGCGCGGGCGGCCCTGAAGTCCTGCGAAGTGTCCGGCTCCGGCGCCGACGGCGTACGGGTCGAGGGTACCGACCCGGCGTCGCTGACCGGCTGCACGGTACGGGACAACCGGGGCAGCGGGCTGCGGCAGGCGGTGCCCGGCGACCGGCTCGCCGTCGAGGGCCTGAACAGCGCGGACAACGGCGCTCCGGACGCCTGGGGCAGCGCCGCGGGTGCCGAGGCGGCGGGCGACGGACGGCTCCCGGGAGGCGCGGTCCCCACGGCGGCGGAACCGGACGCCGACACCGGCCCGGTGGCCGAGCTGGAGTCCCTGATCGGTCTCGCCGACGTGAAGCAGCAGGTCCTGACGCTGATCAACCTGAACCGGCTGGCCCAGCGGCGCGCCAGCCTCGGCATGCCCGCCCCGCCGATGAGCCGCCATCTGGTGTTCGCGGGCCCGCCCGGAACCGGCAAGACGACGGTGGCCCGGCTGTACGGCTCGATCCTCGCGTCGCTCGGAGTGCTGCGCAGCGGGCACCTGGTGGAGGTCTCGCGGGCCGACCTGGTGGCCCAGATCGTGGGCGGCACCGCCATCAAGACCACCGAGACGTTCAACAAGGCGCTGGGCGGAGTGCTGTTCGTCGACGAGGCGTACACCCTGGTGTCCGACGGGGGCGGTTCGGGCGCGGACTTCGGCCGGGAGGCCATCGACACGCTGGTGAAGCTGATGGAGGACCACCGGGAGGACGTGGTGGTCGTAGCGGCCGGCTACCCGCAGGAGATGACCGGTTTCCTCTCTTCCAACCCCGGTCTGGCTTCCCGGTTCACCCGCACCGTGGAGTTCACCGACTACACCTCGGACGAGCTGGTCACCATCGTCGAGCGGATGTGCGCGGGGCACCGCTACGAGCTCGAACCGGCGGCCAGGACCGCGTTGCACGGCCACTTCGACGCCATTCCGCGCGATGCGTCGTTCGGCAACGGGCGCACCGCGCGCAAGGTGTTCGAGGAGATGGTGGACCGACAGGCGTCCCGGCTGGCGGTCATGGCGGAGGTGAACGAACGCGATCTGGCGGTACTGACCGCGAAGGACGTCGGCGTGAACGCGGCCGTGGACCCCAAGGCCGACGACGACCCGCTGCTGCGGCTGGACGCGCTGGTGGGGCTCGCCGCGGTCAAACGGGAGGTGGGCGACCTGGTCAACCTGCTGGCCACCGCACGCCGCCGTGCCGAGGCCGGACTGCCCGCGCCCCGCATCAGCAACCACTTGGTCTTCGCGGGCCCGCCCGGGACCGGCAAGACGACGGTGGCCCGGCTGTACGGAGAACTGCTGGCCTCACTCGGTGTGCTGCCGCGCGGGCAGCTGGTCGAGGTGTCGCGGGCCGATCTGGTGGGCCGGTGGGTCGGGCACACCGCGCAGCTCACGAAGGAGGTGTTCACGCGGGCGCTCGGCGGTGTGCTGTTCATCGACGAGGCGTACACCCTCACCCCCGCGGGGAGCGGCGGTTCGTCCGACTTCGGCCAGGAGGCCGTGGACACTCTCCTGAAGCTGATGGAGGACCACCGCGACGAGGTGGTGGTGATCGCGGCGGGCTACACCGAGGAGATGGCGCGCTTCCTGGGCTCCAACCCGGGTCTCGCGTCCCGTTTCCCCCGGCACGTCGAGTTCCCCGACTACTCCTCCGACGAACTGGTCACGATCGTGCGCCAGCACGCCGTCGACAACGGTTACGAGTGCGCGCCCGGCGCCGCCACCGCGCTGCGCGCGCACTTCGACGGGCTGCCCAGGGGCCGCGCGTTCGGCAACGCACGTCTCGCGCGGCAGACCCTGGAGGAGATGATGACGCGTCAGGCCGGTCGGCTGAGCGTGGTCGCGGCGCCGAGCCTGGAGGATCTGCGGCTCCTGTTGCCGGAGGACCTGACCGCTCTGCCGCAGCCTTCCTGA
- a CDS encoding helix-turn-helix domain-containing protein, translating into MSEARTGTSAPTVLRMILGRRLQEMRIGAGASLEDAARALRVKTLTIRRLEKAEVALKPLYVEKLLETFGADRQEIDEFVDLAEQANKPGWWHSYRDAVPSWFTAYVSLEAGAKTLRTYEPQYVTGLLQTPDYAQAVLRGGLPNGSEEEIARRVELRLRRQALLEREDAPTLWVVMEEAVLHRTVGGPQVMREQIERLLDVSELAHISIDIVPFSAGAHIGACAPFTYFRFEEPELPDIVYSELLSAAVYLDQRADVVSHLEAHSRMALQTSSEDSRALLNRMRKEHS; encoded by the coding sequence GTGAGCGAAGCCCGTACCGGCACCAGCGCGCCGACAGTCCTGCGCATGATCCTCGGCCGCCGGCTGCAGGAGATGCGGATCGGCGCCGGCGCCTCGCTGGAGGATGCGGCAAGGGCTCTGCGGGTCAAGACTCTGACGATCCGTCGGCTGGAGAAGGCCGAGGTCGCGCTGAAGCCTCTCTACGTGGAGAAGCTCCTGGAGACCTTCGGCGCGGACCGCCAGGAGATCGACGAGTTCGTCGACTTGGCCGAGCAGGCCAACAAGCCCGGCTGGTGGCACTCCTATCGCGACGCCGTCCCCAGCTGGTTCACCGCCTATGTCAGCCTGGAGGCCGGCGCCAAGACCCTCCGCACGTACGAACCCCAGTACGTCACGGGCCTTCTGCAGACCCCCGACTACGCACAAGCCGTGCTCCGGGGCGGGTTGCCGAACGGCAGCGAGGAGGAGATCGCGCGCCGCGTGGAGCTGCGGCTGCGCCGCCAGGCCCTGTTGGAGCGGGAGGACGCCCCTACCTTGTGGGTGGTCATGGAGGAGGCCGTCCTGCACCGGACGGTGGGCGGACCTCAGGTGATGAGGGAACAGATCGAACGGCTCCTGGACGTCTCCGAGCTCGCGCACATCAGCATCGACATCGTGCCGTTCTCGGCGGGCGCGCACATCGGAGCGTGCGCCCCGTTCACGTATTTCCGTTTCGAGGAACCCGAGTTGCCCGACATCGTCTACAGCGAACTCCTGTCCGCCGCTGTCTACCTCGACCAGCGCGCGGACGTCGTATCCCACCTCGAGGCGCATTCCCGTATGGCGCTCCAGACGTCGTCCGAGGACAGCAGGGCGCTCTTGAACCGAATGCGCAAGGAGCACTCATGA